The proteins below come from a single Synechococcus sp. WH 8101 genomic window:
- a CDS encoding phenylpyruvate tautomerase MIF-related protein, whose translation MPLINVRTSLPAVQDGSALLQELSSALAEQTGKPEAYVMTLLETGVPMTFAGSAEPCAYVEVKSIGALRPPAMTAAFCELIQARTGIPANRIYIGFEDVQASCWGWNGSTFG comes from the coding sequence GTGCCCCTGATCAACGTGCGCACGTCGTTGCCTGCCGTCCAGGATGGTTCGGCGCTGCTGCAGGAGCTGTCTTCGGCGTTGGCCGAGCAGACCGGCAAGCCGGAGGCTTATGTGATGACCCTGCTGGAGACCGGCGTGCCCATGACCTTCGCCGGTAGCGCTGAGCCCTGTGCCTATGTGGAGGTCAAGTCGATCGGAGCCCTGAGGCCGCCGGCGATGACCGCCGCGTTTTGTGAGCTCATCCAGGCCCGCACGGGTATTCCCGCCAATCGCATCTACATCGGCTTTGAGGATGTCCAGGCCAGCTGCTGGGGCTGGAACGGTTCAACCTTTGGTTGA
- a CDS encoding GNAT family N-acetyltransferase, with amino-acid sequence MTIHTLHLAAFSAEPLYGPEEARTIADLAETLIAEGQASFTLEREGTVVAHACYTPLRLVEAPQLKAYVMAPLAVLPAWQKQGLATELMHQAEEALDADAIFVLGNPLHYARRFSTPHQVSPPQPTDHAACWFARALKPGVLDDLKSASQIDGALNNPELW; translated from the coding sequence ATGACCATTCACACCCTTCATCTGGCGGCGTTTTCCGCCGAACCGCTCTACGGCCCCGAGGAAGCACGCACGATCGCCGACCTGGCCGAGACATTGATCGCCGAAGGGCAGGCCAGCTTCACGCTGGAACGGGAGGGAACCGTGGTGGCCCATGCCTGCTACACACCGCTCAGGCTGGTTGAAGCGCCCCAGCTCAAGGCCTATGTGATGGCGCCCCTGGCGGTGCTTCCCGCCTGGCAAAAGCAGGGTCTGGCCACTGAGTTGATGCACCAGGCGGAAGAGGCGCTGGATGCTGATGCGATCTTCGTGCTGGGCAATCCCCTGCACTACGCCCGCCGCTTCTCCACCCCGCATCAGGTGTCGCCTCCCCAACCCACCGACCACGCGGCCTGCTGGTTCGCCCGGGCGCTCAAGCCCGGGGTTCTCGATGACCTCAAGAGCGCATCACAGATCGACGGCGCTCTCAACAATCCGGAGTTGTGGTGA
- a CDS encoding alpha/beta fold hydrolase — protein sequence MPSRRVFSVEVCLSQPSRLIKTALGAVEIACLGEGPTVLSVHGGPGGCDQGLLMALPLLEAGFRVIAPSRPGYLGTPLSSGVHLEEQADLLAALLDALELPSVGVVGASAGGPPAYLLASRYPDRVQSLVVIDGVTQAYLKGEQLSAWEEAIFLSRPGIGLMDWLGRHFPGAVVSNLLKTESSLSPEALQERVSEVMHSSDKLAFVQAMMRTMSDRFQQRHEGLRNDLKQLAAISQLDLTAIRCPTLILHGEADRDVLPEDARWAHGQIEAAELHWIPAGSHLAFWIAPDAAEAQAHAAAVLQKAAWPS from the coding sequence TTGCCCAGCCGCCGCGTGTTCAGCGTTGAGGTCTGTCTGTCCCAGCCTTCCCGGCTGATTAAAACCGCTTTGGGTGCGGTGGAGATCGCCTGTCTGGGTGAGGGGCCCACCGTGCTCTCGGTGCATGGTGGGCCTGGTGGTTGCGACCAGGGGCTGTTGATGGCTCTTCCCTTGCTGGAGGCAGGGTTTCGTGTGATTGCGCCGTCGCGGCCGGGGTATCTGGGCACTCCCCTCAGCAGCGGCGTCCACCTGGAGGAGCAGGCGGATTTGCTTGCGGCGCTGCTCGACGCCCTGGAGCTGCCTTCCGTTGGCGTGGTGGGAGCGTCTGCTGGTGGCCCGCCGGCCTATCTGCTCGCCAGTCGATACCCCGATCGGGTGCAATCCCTCGTGGTGATTGATGGGGTGACGCAGGCTTATCTCAAGGGTGAGCAGCTGAGTGCCTGGGAAGAAGCGATCTTTCTCAGCCGACCGGGTATTGGTTTGATGGATTGGTTGGGGCGTCACTTCCCCGGCGCCGTGGTGAGCAATCTGTTGAAGACGGAAAGCAGCCTCAGTCCGGAAGCTTTGCAGGAGCGGGTCAGCGAGGTGATGCACTCGTCAGACAAGCTGGCCTTCGTGCAGGCGATGATGCGCACGATGTCGGATCGGTTTCAGCAACGTCACGAGGGCCTTCGCAATGATCTAAAGCAGCTGGCGGCGATCAGCCAGCTCGATCTCACCGCCATCCGCTGCCCCACCCTGATCCTGCATGGTGAAGCCGATCGGGATGTGCTTCCCGAGGATGCCCGGTGGGCCCATGGCCAGATCGAAGCTGCCGAGCTGCACTGGATCCCGGCGGGCTCCCACCTGGCGTTTTGGATCGCTCCCGATGCGGCGGAGGCCCAGGCCCATGCTGCGGCCGTTCTGCAAAAGGCGGCTTGGCCCTCGTAG
- a CDS encoding DUF427 domain-containing protein — MKAIFNGQVLAESDDIVMVDGNPYFPRPSMRPEFFRESTHTTVCGWKGTARYWDVVVGDQSISNAVWAYDTPKPDAESIRERFAFYRGKGVEIS; from the coding sequence ATGAAGGCGATCTTCAACGGCCAGGTGCTTGCTGAAAGCGACGACATCGTGATGGTGGATGGTAATCCCTATTTCCCCCGACCCTCCATGCGCCCGGAATTCTTTCGCGAGTCGACTCACACCACCGTGTGCGGCTGGAAGGGAACGGCCCGCTACTGGGATGTGGTGGTGGGAGATCAATCGATCAGCAATGCCGTCTGGGCGTATGACACTCCCAAGCCCGACGCCGAATCGATCCGCGAACGCTTCGCCTTTTACCGGGGTAAAGGGGTGGAGATCAGCTGA